In one window of Deltaproteobacteria bacterium DNA:
- a CDS encoding DUF481 domain-containing protein has product MRRIQALILLLVVAAAAGEGYAGGKDPGAVKKWKDEADLSFVSTSGNTSVTTLAGNNLLSYQFTEKSKGSWKIGALYGEEDGEKTAERYYTDLRFDRVISGRFYAYGLGRWLRDTFAGFQNRYSLGPGVGYRFFVGPKHFLLGEAGLNYTVEDYTDETSEDFVEGRVFGKYEYAFTDRNKFSQSLEFLYDFEESDNYKIVSETAFVSALSNYLSLKVAYKVRYNNRPRPSTLDKTDTILGAALVVTF; this is encoded by the coding sequence ATGAGAAGGATACAGGCATTGATTCTATTATTGGTCGTAGCTGCCGCCGCTGGGGAGGGGTACGCAGGCGGCAAAGACCCTGGGGCTGTGAAGAAATGGAAGGACGAGGCCGATCTCTCGTTTGTGAGCACCAGCGGAAATACGAGTGTTACGACCCTGGCGGGAAACAATCTCCTGTCATACCAGTTTACGGAGAAATCCAAGGGTTCGTGGAAGATCGGGGCCCTCTACGGAGAGGAAGACGGCGAGAAGACCGCGGAGAGGTACTACACGGATCTCCGTTTTGACCGTGTCATTTCCGGGCGCTTCTACGCTTACGGCCTCGGCCGTTGGTTGAGAGACACCTTTGCGGGTTTTCAAAACAGGTACTCCCTTGGCCCCGGTGTGGGGTACAGGTTTTTCGTCGGCCCGAAGCATTTCCTCCTCGGCGAGGCCGGGCTGAATTACACGGTTGAAGACTACACCGATGAGACGAGTGAGGATTTTGTGGAAGGCCGGGTCTTTGGTAAATACGAATACGCGTTTACAGACAGGAACAAGTTCTCGCAATCCCTGGAATTTCTCTACGATTTCGAGGAGAGTGACAACTACAAGATAGTCTCCGAGACTGCGTTCGTATCCGCGCTGAGTAACTATCTCTCCCTGAAAGTGGCCTACAAGGTAAGGTACAACAACAGGCCGAGGCCGTCGACCCTGGACAAGACCGATACGATCCTGGGAGCAGCCCTTGTGGTAACCTTCTGA